The following are from one region of the Aequoribacter fuscus genome:
- a CDS encoding acyl-CoA dehydrogenase family protein, whose product MSDLNTFRTEARAWLEANCPESMRVPIRSFEDIYNGGRNPEMSHPDQKVWCDRMAERGWTVPEWPKAYGGGGLNKEEAKVLREEMARIGARPALDSFGISMLGPALLKFGNEEQKLEHLPPIVRGEIRWCQGYSEPNAGSDLASLATRAEDKGDHYIVNGQKIWTSYANKADWIFCLVRTDNTGSKHEGISFVLFDMATPGVTTRPIKLISGSSPFCETFFDDVPVLKKNLVGEEGKGWTIAKYLLTHEREMISSFGAAGGKKTLGQRAAENMGTDASGRLRAGTLRSVIAQYQLDTLAFAATMEKVTAEAKAGQGLGPASSIFKYYGTELNKRRNELLLSVEGESALGWSGEEYNEGEIARAWLRSKGNSIEGGTSEVQLNIVAKRVLGLPDA is encoded by the coding sequence GTGTCCGACCTGAACACCTTTCGCACCGAGGCTCGTGCATGGCTAGAGGCAAACTGCCCTGAGTCGATGCGGGTGCCTATTCGCAGTTTTGAAGATATTTATAACGGGGGGCGCAACCCTGAAATGTCACATCCTGACCAAAAGGTTTGGTGTGACCGCATGGCCGAACGTGGCTGGACGGTACCTGAGTGGCCAAAAGCCTATGGCGGTGGTGGCTTAAATAAAGAGGAAGCCAAAGTGCTCCGAGAAGAGATGGCGCGTATCGGTGCCCGTCCAGCTCTGGATAGTTTTGGTATTTCGATGTTAGGTCCCGCCTTGCTTAAATTCGGTAATGAAGAGCAAAAGCTCGAGCATTTACCGCCGATTGTGCGCGGTGAAATTCGCTGGTGCCAAGGGTATTCGGAGCCCAATGCTGGGTCCGACTTGGCGTCGTTGGCGACGCGGGCGGAAGACAAAGGGGACCATTACATTGTAAACGGCCAAAAAATCTGGACGTCGTATGCGAACAAAGCGGATTGGATCTTCTGTTTAGTACGAACCGATAACACGGGCTCTAAGCACGAAGGCATTAGTTTTGTGCTGTTCGACATGGCGACCCCAGGTGTGACCACTCGCCCCATTAAGCTGATTAGCGGTTCATCGCCGTTTTGTGAGACGTTCTTTGACGACGTGCCGGTTCTTAAAAAGAACTTGGTGGGTGAAGAAGGTAAAGGCTGGACCATTGCTAAGTACCTACTTACCCATGAGCGCGAAATGATCTCAAGTTTTGGTGCTGCTGGCGGGAAGAAGACGCTGGGTCAGCGTGCGGCAGAAAATATGGGTACAGACGCCTCTGGCCGTTTGCGAGCTGGCACCTTGCGTTCTGTAATCGCCCAGTATCAGTTAGATACCTTGGCTTTTGCCGCAACGATGGAAAAGGTCACGGCCGAAGCAAAAGCCGGTCAAGGTTTAGGGCCCGCGTCGTCTATTTTTAAATACTACGGCACTGAGTTAAATAAGCGCCGTAACGAATTGTTGCTGTCGGTTGAGGGTGAGTCTGCCTTGGGCTGGAGCGGCGAAGAATACAACGAGGGCGAAATAGCCCGAGCTTGGCTGCGTTCTAAAGGGAACTCGATCGAAGGTGGCACCTCGGAAGTTCAATTAAACATTGTCGCCAAGCGCGTGCTTGGTCTGCCAGACGCATAA
- a CDS encoding PaaI family thioesterase, translated as MSLDHVLDRPVSQRAAHAILDEIPYAVMMGVLAEENPGTHEPLRFVMHASELHMGNPTLPAMHGGALSGFMELASAVHLLSFMETAKYPKLIDFSIDYLRAARLQTVYAVCELMREGRNLTAVQVKAWQEDPARPVAIGRAQFLCSDR; from the coding sequence ATGAGTCTTGATCATGTTCTCGATCGCCCTGTGAGTCAGCGCGCCGCGCACGCGATTTTGGATGAAATTCCCTACGCCGTCATGATGGGCGTTTTGGCTGAGGAGAACCCTGGGACCCATGAGCCACTGCGTTTCGTGATGCACGCTTCAGAGCTGCACATGGGAAATCCAACGTTGCCGGCGATGCATGGTGGCGCCTTAAGTGGTTTTATGGAGCTTGCCAGTGCGGTGCATCTACTGAGCTTTATGGAGACCGCCAAGTATCCGAAGTTGATCGATTTTTCGATTGATTACTTGCGTGCGGCGCGACTTCAAACGGTTTATGCCGTCTGCGAACTTATGCGTGAAGGCCGCAACCTAACCGCGGTTCAAGTAAAAGCTTGGCAAGAGGATCCCGCTAGGCCTGTCGCCATTGGGCGAGCGCAATTTTTGTGCTCTGATCGATAG
- a CDS encoding PaaI family thioesterase, which produces MSAAANSHKKLMTGRKKQGHFSALNITLVDCGDDWAEMSLTPTAALIGDPSTGALHSGPITTLLDSALGIAASVALPRLGFAPTIDLRVDHLRMANVNEPLIARGEVIRITRNVLFAKGSVRQGDVEIAHAVGNFVRLSDDVLAMAEAHIKQQLDTMENSDES; this is translated from the coding sequence ATGAGCGCGGCAGCAAACTCCCATAAGAAATTAATGACTGGCCGTAAAAAACAGGGGCATTTCAGTGCGCTGAACATTACTCTGGTGGATTGTGGCGATGATTGGGCGGAAATGTCGTTAACGCCAACAGCGGCGTTGATTGGCGACCCCAGTACGGGCGCCTTACACAGTGGGCCTATTACGACCCTGCTCGATTCTGCGCTGGGCATTGCTGCCAGCGTGGCGTTGCCTCGGCTGGGGTTTGCGCCCACAATCGATTTGCGGGTCGATCACTTGCGAATGGCGAACGTCAACGAGCCTCTGATTGCACGAGGTGAGGTGATCCGGATAACCCGAAATGTGCTCTTCGCGAAGGGTTCAGTGCGCCAAGGCGATGTGGAAATTGCCCACGCGGTAGGTAATTTTGTGCGCTTAAGTGATGATGTGCTAGCGATGGCTGAAGCGCACATCAAACAGCAGCTCGACACTATGGAGAACAGCGATGAGTCTTGA
- a CDS encoding DUF1244 domain-containing protein: MEKTTEIEAAVFRRLLKHLDDNKDVQNIDLMILANFCRNCLAKWYVSAAEERGESIDYEAARERVYGMPYSQWKANHQAEATPEQLAAFEARSKKA, encoded by the coding sequence ATGGAAAAAACGACAGAAATCGAAGCCGCCGTATTTCGCCGTCTCTTGAAACATTTAGACGATAATAAAGATGTGCAAAACATCGACCTCATGATACTGGCGAATTTTTGCCGCAATTGTTTGGCTAAGTGGTATGTCAGTGCGGCAGAGGAGCGGGGTGAGAGTATCGATTACGAAGCGGCACGTGAGCGAGTGTACGGTATGCCTTACAGCCAGTGGAAGGCGAATCATCAAGCCGAGGCGACACCCGAGCAGTTGGCGGCCTTTGAAGCCCGCAGCAAAAAAGCCTAA
- a CDS encoding acyl-CoA dehydrogenase family protein: MTLVLNEEEIMLRDSAAGFLTETANVEAFRKHRDNPPTAGFDKALWGSIAEMGWCGIAIDEAHGGLGYGFTGLGLIIEQMGKNLTVSPFNSTVLMASTAIAQFGTEAQKQEWLPKIAAGDVVMSLAIQEGSHFDLDSLSTSVSMQGDGFALKVEKRQVLDAISADAFVVVAKDASGYQAFIVTADQVSVRNQSMVDALSSGTVVIDTRLTAEAQMDADSLNNGGLERALDMMNIGLAAELLGVSTEAFELTVGYLRERKQFGKVIGSFQGLQHRAADLFAELELCKAIVLKGLRAVDAGEDLSGLASAVKAKLAQISQRATNEGIQMHGGIGMTDEYNIGFFIKRARVLEHTLGDFHYHLDRYAVQGGF; this comes from the coding sequence ATGACATTAGTACTTAACGAAGAAGAGATCATGTTGCGTGATTCGGCCGCCGGCTTTTTGACCGAGACCGCGAATGTTGAGGCTTTTCGTAAGCACCGCGACAACCCTCCGACTGCCGGGTTTGATAAAGCGCTTTGGGGGTCAATTGCTGAAATGGGCTGGTGCGGTATCGCCATTGATGAAGCACACGGTGGTCTAGGTTACGGTTTTACTGGATTGGGTCTAATTATCGAGCAAATGGGTAAAAATTTAACGGTCTCGCCCTTCAATAGCACGGTTTTAATGGCGTCTACAGCGATTGCTCAGTTTGGGACCGAAGCGCAAAAGCAAGAATGGCTCCCAAAAATTGCCGCGGGTGACGTTGTCATGTCTTTGGCGATTCAAGAAGGCAGTCACTTTGATCTCGATAGTCTGTCCACCTCGGTTTCGATGCAGGGCGATGGCTTTGCGCTTAAGGTCGAAAAGCGTCAAGTGTTAGACGCCATAAGTGCCGATGCCTTCGTTGTTGTGGCCAAAGACGCCTCTGGATATCAAGCCTTTATCGTGACCGCTGACCAGGTGTCGGTGCGGAATCAGTCGATGGTCGACGCTCTTTCCAGTGGTACGGTGGTGATCGATACGCGCCTAACGGCCGAAGCGCAAATGGATGCTGACAGCCTGAATAATGGTGGTTTAGAGCGTGCACTCGATATGATGAATATTGGCCTGGCGGCCGAGTTGTTAGGCGTGTCGACAGAGGCTTTTGAGCTTACGGTTGGGTATCTTCGTGAGCGCAAGCAGTTCGGGAAAGTCATTGGTAGCTTTCAGGGGCTGCAGCATCGCGCAGCAGATCTGTTTGCTGAGCTCGAGCTTTGTAAGGCGATTGTTTTAAAGGGTTTGCGTGCTGTCGACGCCGGTGAAGACCTGAGCGGCTTGGCCAGCGCGGTCAAAGCCAAGCTTGCGCAAATTTCGCAGCGAGCCACTAACGAAGGCATCCAGATGCACGGCGGTATTGGTATGACCGACGAGTACAATATCGGTTTCTTTATCAAGCGAGCTCGTGTACTTGAGCATACGTTGGGTGATTTTCATTACCACCTAGATCGCTATGCAGTGCAGGGCGGTTTCTAG
- a CDS encoding isovaleryl-CoA dehydrogenase yields the protein MSHYPTLNFGLSEELNALRDMVAQFAANEIAPRAAEIDSTNQFPMDLWRKFGDLGLLGITVEEQYGGSGMGYLAHCIAMEEISRASASVGLSYGAHSNLCVNQIRKNGTEEQKQTYLPKLCSGEHIGALAMSEPGAGSDVVSMTLRADDAGDHYVLNGNKMWITNGPDANVYVIYAKTDPEAGSRGITAFIVERDSPGFSRAQKLDKLGMRGSNTCELVFEDCKVPKSHVLGQVGRGVQVLMSGLDYERAVLSGGPVGIMQACLDVVVPYIHERKQFGQAIGEFQLIQGKIADMYVALSTSRAYLYTVANSLDRGEESRKDAAGVILYTAEKATQMALDAIQLLGGNGYINDYATGRLLRDAKLYEIGAGTSEIRRMLIGRELFKESA from the coding sequence ATGTCTCATTACCCGACGCTGAATTTTGGTTTGAGCGAAGAGCTAAACGCCCTGCGCGACATGGTGGCGCAATTTGCCGCAAATGAAATTGCACCACGTGCGGCCGAGATCGACTCGACCAATCAGTTCCCTATGGACTTGTGGCGCAAGTTCGGTGACCTAGGCTTGCTCGGCATTACCGTTGAAGAGCAGTACGGTGGCTCAGGTATGGGCTATTTGGCACACTGCATTGCGATGGAGGAAATCTCGCGGGCTTCTGCCTCAGTGGGTCTTTCGTATGGGGCGCACTCGAACCTGTGCGTCAATCAAATTCGTAAAAATGGCACCGAAGAGCAAAAGCAGACGTACTTACCCAAGCTGTGCAGCGGTGAACACATCGGCGCCTTAGCGATGTCTGAGCCTGGGGCGGGTTCAGACGTTGTTAGTATGACCTTGCGGGCCGATGATGCGGGGGACCACTACGTATTGAATGGCAATAAAATGTGGATTACCAACGGGCCTGACGCCAACGTGTATGTGATCTATGCCAAAACCGACCCTGAGGCCGGCTCTAGGGGCATCACGGCGTTTATTGTCGAGCGCGATTCCCCCGGATTTAGTCGCGCTCAAAAGCTCGACAAGTTGGGGATGCGCGGTTCCAATACTTGCGAGCTGGTCTTCGAAGACTGCAAAGTGCCAAAGAGCCATGTGCTGGGTCAGGTCGGGCGAGGTGTGCAGGTGTTGATGTCGGGTTTAGACTACGAGCGCGCGGTGCTCTCGGGCGGTCCTGTGGGTATCATGCAGGCTTGCCTGGACGTGGTTGTACCCTACATTCACGAGCGCAAGCAGTTTGGTCAAGCCATTGGCGAATTCCAGCTCATTCAGGGCAAAATTGCCGATATGTATGTGGCATTAAGTACGTCTCGCGCCTACTTGTATACGGTGGCCAATTCACTAGATCGCGGAGAAGAGTCACGTAAAGACGCGGCGGGTGTGATCCTCTATACAGCCGAAAAGGCAACGCAAATGGCTTTAGATGCGATCCAGCTGTTGGGCGGTAATGGCTATATTAATGACTACGCAACCGGGCGTTTGTTACGCGACGCCAAGCTATACGAGATTGGGGCGGGTACCAGCGAAATTCGCCGCATGCTGATTGGTCGTGAGCTCTTCAAAGAGTCCGCCTAG